In the Posidoniimonas polymericola genome, one interval contains:
- a CDS encoding nitronate monooxygenase, producing the protein MKPRERRDPVIIQGGMGVAVSSWRLARAVAEAGQLGVVSGTALDTVMVRRLQLGDPGGHVRRALAEFPYPAMARKVLDRCYVEGGLANGAPFVRTTVLPHEPSQDELELVVVGNFVEVFLAKEDHDGLVGVNYLEKIQTPTLASLFGVMLAGVDYVLMGAGIPRLIPGILDSLRDGRPVELPLQVDGAQDGDEFVCRFDPMSFGGGQIPWLNRPKFLAIVSSAPLATMLCRKSNGEVDGFVIEGPTAGGHNAPPRGRASLNERGEPIYGPRDAVDLKAIAALGLPFWLAGSYGSPDGVKRALELGASGVQVGTAFAYCRESGFLDVIRHDVIEASRRGETDLVTDPLASPTGFPIKVLQVEGSMSDEALCEQRNRVCDLGYLRHAYRKEDGTLGWRCPGEPVPAYLKKGGRQEETVGRKCVCNGLLACVGLEQRRGGGRHELPLVTSGADVAHVDQFLRADKSSYSAADVIENLLTGVRAEPLQPA; encoded by the coding sequence ATGAAACCGCGAGAACGCCGCGACCCGGTCATCATTCAAGGCGGCATGGGGGTCGCTGTTTCGAGTTGGCGGCTCGCCCGTGCGGTCGCCGAGGCCGGGCAACTGGGGGTCGTGTCGGGCACGGCGCTCGACACCGTGATGGTCCGCCGGCTGCAGCTCGGTGACCCCGGCGGCCACGTCCGCCGGGCGCTCGCGGAGTTCCCCTACCCGGCGATGGCGAGGAAAGTCCTCGACCGCTGCTACGTCGAGGGCGGCTTGGCCAACGGTGCGCCCTTCGTGCGGACCACGGTGCTGCCGCACGAGCCGTCCCAAGACGAGCTCGAGCTAGTGGTGGTCGGCAACTTTGTCGAGGTCTTCCTCGCCAAAGAGGACCACGACGGCCTCGTCGGCGTCAACTACCTCGAGAAGATCCAGACGCCGACGCTCGCCTCGCTGTTCGGCGTCATGCTGGCCGGCGTCGACTACGTGCTGATGGGCGCCGGCATCCCGCGGCTGATCCCCGGCATACTCGACAGCCTGCGGGATGGGCGGCCGGTCGAGCTGCCGCTGCAGGTCGACGGCGCCCAGGACGGCGACGAGTTCGTCTGCCGTTTCGACCCAATGAGCTTCGGCGGCGGGCAGATCCCGTGGCTGAACCGCCCCAAGTTCTTGGCGATCGTCTCGTCGGCGCCGCTCGCGACGATGCTCTGCCGCAAGTCGAATGGCGAGGTCGACGGCTTTGTCATCGAGGGCCCAACCGCCGGTGGCCACAACGCGCCGCCGCGCGGCAGGGCGTCGCTCAACGAACGCGGCGAGCCGATCTACGGCCCGCGCGACGCCGTCGACCTGAAGGCGATCGCCGCCCTCGGCCTGCCGTTCTGGCTGGCCGGCTCCTACGGCTCGCCCGACGGCGTAAAGCGGGCGCTCGAGCTGGGCGCCAGCGGCGTGCAGGTCGGCACGGCGTTCGCCTACTGCCGCGAGTCGGGCTTCCTCGACGTGATCCGCCACGACGTGATCGAGGCGTCTCGCCGCGGCGAGACCGACCTCGTGACCGACCCACTCGCCTCGCCGACCGGGTTCCCGATCAAGGTGCTGCAGGTTGAGGGCTCGATGTCGGACGAAGCCCTGTGCGAGCAACGCAACCGCGTGTGCGACCTCGGCTACCTGCGGCACGCCTACCGCAAGGAGGACGGCACGCTCGGCTGGCGTTGCCCCGGCGAGCCGGTCCCGGCGTACCTCAAGAAGGGGGGCCGGCAGGAAGAGACCGTCGGCCGCAAGTGCGTCTGCAACGGGCTGCTGGCGTGCGTCGGCCTGGAGCAGCGGCGCGGCGGCGGGCGGCACGAGCTGCCGCTCGTGACCAGCGGCGCCGACGTCGCCCACGTCGACCAGTTCCTCCGCGCGGACAAGTCGAGCTACTCGGCCGCCGACGTGATCGAGAATCTGCTAACCGGCGTGCGGGCGGAGCCGCTGCAACCGGC